From the Tripterygium wilfordii isolate XIE 37 chromosome 6, ASM1340144v1, whole genome shotgun sequence genome, one window contains:
- the LOC120000573 gene encoding tetraspanin-19-like, producing MVRVVRSCVQSLLKFVNSLIGMVGIAMILYSVWLIRNWQRHTGDWPFPASDHPAPWFIYTFLGLGVTLCVITCSGHVAAETANGCCLYIYMMFVFLLLMLEAGVIADVFLNPNWEEDFPEDPSGSFHKFKRFVQSNFEICKWVGLSILSIQGLSFLLSMVLKALGPHRYYDSDDEYYSPDRVPLLNNAVVHSPRCVVGDPVYGSRKDAWSIRINDKINR from the exons ATGGTGAGGGTGGTGAGAAGTTGCGTACAATCGCTGTTGAAGTTCGTGAATTCTCTGATAGGGATGGTTGGGATCGCCATGATTTTGTATTCGGTTTGGTTAATTAGGAATTGGCAGAGGCACACTGGTGATTGGCCCTTTCCTGCCTCTGATCATCCCGCTCCATG gTTCATTTACACTTTCCTTGGCCTTGGAGTCACTTTGTGTGTGATCACATGCTCAGGTCATGTAGCTGCTGAAACTGCAAATGGTTGTTGCCTTTATATT TATATgatgttcgtcttcttgcttcTTATGCTGGAGGCTGGAGTTATTGCAGATGTTTTCCTAAACCCCAACTGGGAGGAG GACTTTCCAGAAGACCCAAGTGGCAGTTTTCATAAATTTAAGCGCTTTGTTCAGTCAAACTTTGAGATATGCAAATGGGTAGGCctatcaattctgtccattcaG GGACTATCTTTTTTATTGTCAATGGTGCTCAAAGCTCTTGGACCGCATAGATATTATGACAGCGACGATGAATATTATTCTCCTGATAGGGTTCCTCTCCTGAACAATGCTGTTGTTCATTCGCCACGTTGTGTTGTCGGTGACCCTGTCTATGGATCCAGAAAAGATGCATGGAGTATCAGGATTAATGACAAG ATAAACAGGTGA
- the LOC120000469 gene encoding uncharacterized protein LOC120000469, with the protein MEKQGFGVSAFLLSDREKGSTQSSISLKKGEVKQAIKLVSYYHILLEMLTQPPNSPVKLIHDSADTLKSEATENGVVVVDLQENAANWAEVVKEVAKLETNIFPGYESLFTYTEEQLRHKKSELLYVEVDGEIVGYVMYSSPPSLSVTILELAVKESCRRRGYGEALLKAAISKCRARNVKRVLLQVDPLRISAMELYKKLGFQVDTFIKGFYSTGQDAYAMYLEFDSD; encoded by the exons ATGGAGAAACAGGGGTTTGGGGTTTCTGCGTTCCTTTTAAGCGACAGAGAAAAAGGCTCGACGCAATCTAGTATATCTTTGAAGAAAGGAGAAGTGAAGCAAGCCATCAAACTCGTCTCATATTATCATATCCTGCTCGAGATGTTGACTCAACCACCAAACTCGCCAGTCAAATTGATACACGATTCAGCCGATACATTGAAATCGGAG GCGACGGAGAAtggagtggtggtggtggatctCCAAGAAAACGCAGCCAACTGGGCTGAGGTAGTGAAGGAGGTTGCGAAACTGGAGACAAATATCTTTCCTGGGTACGAATCACTATTTACATACACTGAGGAACAACTCAGGCACAAGAAATCTGAATTACTCTATGTGGAGGTTGATGGAGAGATTGTTGGCTATGTGAtgtattcttctcctccttcattGTCTGTTACCATACTCGAACTCGCAG TGAAAGAGAGCTGTAGAAGGCGAGGTTATGGAGAGGCATTGCTGAAAGCTGCTATCAGTAAATGCAGAGCCAGAAATGTTAAACGTGTATTGCTCCAAGTCGATCCCTTGAGGATTTCCGCTATGGAGCTCTACAAGAAACTTGGTTTCCAAGTTGATACCTTCATAAAAGGATTTTACTCTACTGGTCAAGATGCTTACGCAATGTACTTGGAATTTGATTCTGATTAG
- the LOC120000392 gene encoding guanine nucleotide-binding protein-like NSN1 isoform X1 codes for MVKKSKKSKSKRVSLKKKYKVIKKVKEHHKKKAKEAKKLGLNHKRKVEKDPGIPNDWPFKEQELKALEERRARAVEELEQKKAARKERARKRKLGSLDDGDISKVDDIAAMKEQLFAKESENAEYIAIGKKWDNSDRAFYKELAKVIEASDVILEVLDARDPLGTRCVDMEKMVMKSGPNKHLVLLLNKIDLVPREAVEKWLKYLREELPTVAFKCSTQEQRSNLGWKSSKKAAKASTLLQTSDCLGAETLIKLLKNYSRSHEIKTSITVGVIGLPNVGKSSLINSLKRSHVVNVGATPGLTRSMQEVHLDKNVKLLDCPGVVMLRSGENDASIALRNCKRIEKLDDPVGPVKEILKLCPATLLVTLYKIPSFDLVDDFLYKVATVRGKLKKGGIVDVEAAARIVLHDWNEGKIPYFTMPPTRKQEPSEANIVSELGKEFNIDEVYNIESSFIGSLKSVEDFNPVEVPPSCPLNFDENMLEVNDKPQPSTQGDQRPEDVADDVGDQPMEEKEQKGDARAKTASSRQNEKLYTAEGILNTKLKKAEKKRRKKTNQADAMDDDNYDFTVDYFNKKGSDMDVGDGYEEENEDTQIAAEVPMSGVNFDDE; via the exons ATGGTGAAGAAGAGCAAAA AGAGCAAGAGCAAGAGAGTGTCGCTGAAGAAGAAGTACAAGGTTATAAAGAAGGTAAAGGAGCACCACAAGAAGAAAGCCAAGGAGGCCAAGAAACTGGGATTGAATCACAAGCGGAAGGTCGAGAAGGACCCAGGTATTCCCAATGATTGGCCCTTCAAAGAACAGGAACTCAAGGCTCTCGAAGAGCGCCGCGCCCGTGCTGTCGAGGAGTTGGAGCAAAAGAAAGCTGCTCGCAAAGAGAGG GCTCGAAAAAGGAAGTTGGGCTCACTGGACGATGGTGATATCTCCAAGGTGGATGATATAGCGGCTATGAAAGAGCAGCTTTTTGCTAAGGAAAGCGAAAATGCTGAATACATTGCCATTGGAAAAAAATGGG ACAACTCCGATAGGGCATTCTACAAGGAGTTGGCTAAAGTCATTGAAGCATCAGATGTCATATTGGAAGTTCTTGATGCACGAGATCCCCTTGGGACCCGTTGTGTTGATATGGAAAAGATGGTGATGAAGTCGGGTCCTAATAAGCACCTTGTGTTGCTTCTAAATAAAATTG ACCTTGTGCCTCGGGAAGCTGTTGAGAAATGGCTCAAGTATCTTAGAGAAGAATTACCGACAGTTGCTTTTAAGTGCAGCACACAGGAGCAGAGGTCAAACTTAGGGTGGAAATCTTCAAAAAAGGCAGCAAAGGCGAGCACTCTTTTGCAAACCAGTGATTGTCTTGGCGCTGAAACTCTAATTAAATTGCTGAAAAATTATTCAAGAAGTCACGAG ATCAAGACTTCTATTACAGTTGGTGTTATTGGTCTGCCAAATGTTGGTAAGAGTAGTCTAATCAATAGCTTGAAGAGGAGCCACGTTGTCAATGTTGGTGCTACTCCAGGACTAACTAGATCGATGCAAGAAGTTCACTTGGACAAGAATGTTAAATTGTTGGATTGCCCGGGTGTTGTAATGCTTCGATCAGGAGAGAATGATGCATCTATAGCGCTACGCAACTGTAAAAGAATTGAGAAGCTAGACGATCCCGTTGGTCCTG TGAAGGAAATTCTCAAGCTTTGCCCTGCCACATTGTTGGTAACCCTGTACAAAATCCCCAGCTTTGATTTGGTAGATGATTTCTTATACAAGGTGGCTACTGTCAGGGGTAAGCTCAAAAAGGGTGGCATTGTGGATGTGGAGGCTGCTGCAAGAATTGTTCTCCATGACTGGAATGAGG GTAAAATTCCATATTTCACGATGCCTCCAACTAGGAAACAAGAACCTTCAGAGGCAAACATAGTTTCAGAGCTTGGGAAGGAGTTCAACATCGATGAAGTTTATAACATTGAATCTTCATTCATCGGAAGTCTCAAATCTGTTGAGGACTTCAATCCTGTTGAAGTTCCTCCTAGTTGCCCTCTCaattttgatgaaaatatgCTAGAG GTGAATGATAAACCCCAGCCATCAACTCAAGGTGACCAGAGACCTGAAGATGTGGCTGATGATGTTGGTGACCAGCCAatggaagaaaaagaacaaaaaggtGATGCCAGGGCAAAGACTGCTAGCAGCAGGCAAAATGAGAAGCTATACACAGCAGAAGGGATACTTAATACGAAGCTGAAAAaagcagagaagaaaagaaggaaaaagacgAATCAAGCGGATGCTATGGATGATGATAACTATGACTTTACAGTGGATTATTTCAATAAGAAAGGTTCTGATATGGATGTTGGAGATGGATACGAAGAGGAAAATGAGGATACTCAAATCGCTGCGGAGGTCCCCATGTCTGGTGTCAACTTTGATGATGAGTGA
- the LOC120000063 gene encoding protein ACCELERATED CELL DEATH 6-like → MAKSDTEVDMERGITSLGSSSSTTDNLKTTRSLPVMGVTSSVSSGEYMNIELQKAAIEDNVKEFIDVLDKLSEKQERKMLSIFETVSPFHNTLLHVASLHGSLKIAELIVSRSPLTLKKTNLRGETALHTAAKEGKSDIVLSLIKLQKESASSDDEDKNLFKMSNVDGNTALHEALINGHESVAKALIVADPDVSFYVNKEDNSPLFLAAQAGYLECVRDMMESEAYKIYTWPCQNSTANDEATKKDGVVLQVKSPIRAVVVYASDKKNSDLLNYMLDKESKFIDFRDKKGRSAFHVAASRGYLEGVKCFLERDPQVAFQRDNDGLFPVHFAALGDHVDVVNELRPYCLHLSEMLNHNYQNVLHSAADNAGSRVVSYVIKTKELEKLINQKDKDGYTPLHLAAINRDPFCAILLTRDRRVDKNSLNNKNWTALDACNYLNQQNFRKHLTVMILKKSGVKPSPVMILKKSGVEPSPTGKPIDEKANSSKKDNDKFKDISNALLVVSTLVATVTFAAGFTVPGGYNDSGDERGIAIMLRRVTFHAFLVCNTVAMYSSIIATVIFTWAQLGGENLVSFAYQLALPSLALALNMMSLAYIFGVYVVVSKLSWLAKLILGVGLCFQSTIALSFLLLCFSFIADWSLTVLLKISPLDSRANLSSE, encoded by the exons ATGGCAAAGAGTGACACGGAGGTTGATATGGAGAGGGGTATTACTTCTCttggcagcagcagcagcacaaCTGACAATCTCAAGACCACAAGATCCTTGCCTGTCATGGGTGTGACAAGTTCAGTCTCAAGTGGTGAATACATGAACATTGAACTTCAGAAAGCTGCTATAGAGGACAACGTCAAAGAATTCATAGATGTCCTTGACAAGCTTTCAGAGAAGCAGGAGCGGAAAATGCTATCAATTTTTGAGACCGTAAGTCCATTTCACAATACATTACTTCATGTAGCTTCACTGCATGGTAGTCTAAAGATTGCAGAACTAATAGTTTCACGGTCTCCACTGACTCTTAAGAAGACAAACTTAAGAGGCGAAACGGCTCTTCACACTGctgcaaaagaaggaaaatcAGACATTGTGTTAAGTCTAATTAAACTACAAAAGGAATCTGCATCTTCCGATGATGAAGAtaaaaatttgtttaaaatgagTAATGTGGATGGGAACACAGCTTTGCACGAGGCGTTGATTAATGGACATGAATCGGTGGCCAAAGCTTTGATTGTGGCAGATCCTGATGTTTCATTTTATGTGAACAAGGAAGACAATTCTCCTCTGTTTCTAGCTGCACAAGCTGGTTACCTTGAATGTGTTAGAGATATGATGGAGTCAGAAGCATATAAGATATATACTTGGCCTTGCCAGAATAGTACTGCCAATGATGAAGCAACCAAAAAAGATGGAGTAGTACTGCAAGTGAAATCACCAATACGTGCTGTTGTAGTTTATGCTTCTGACAAAAAGAATTCAG ATCTCCTGAATTATATGTTGGACAAGGAGTCAAAGTTTATCGATTTTAGAGATAAAAAAGGGAGAAGTGCATTTCACGTTGCGGCATCTCGTGGCTATCTTGAAGGTGTCAAGTGCTTCTTAGAGAGAGATCCTCAAGTTGCTTTTCAAAGAGACAATGATGGACTCTTTCCCGTTCATTTTGCAGCTTTAGGAGATCATGTTGACGTGGTTAATGAGCTGCGACCCTATTGCCTACATCTTTCAGAGATGCTTAACCATAATTACCAGAACGTTCTACATTCTGCTGCAGACAATGCTGGCTCCCGTGTAGTTTCATATGTTATTAAAACTAAAGAGTTGGAGAAGCTCATAAACCAGAAAGATAAGGATGGCTATACTCCCTTGCACCTGGCCGCCATCAATCGTGATCCATTTTGTGCCATTCTCTTGACAAGGGACAGAAGAGTGGATAAGAACTCGCTCAACAATAAAAACTGGACAGCACTCGATGCTTGCAATTATCTCAACCAGCAAAATTTCCGCAAG CACTTGACAGTAATGATACTAAAGAAGTCTGGAGTTAAACCATCTCCAGTAATGATACTCAAGAAGTCTGGAGTTGAACCATCTCCAACTGGGAAGCCAATTGACGAAAAAGCAAACAGTTCTAAGAAAGATAACGACAAATTTAAGGACATATCAAATGCACTTCTAGTGGTTTCAACCCTAGTCGCCACGGTCACCTTCGCAGCAGGTTTCACAGTGCCTGGAGGTTACAATGACTCTGGCGATGAACGGGGTATTGCTATTATGTTGAGACGAGTCACTTTCCACGCATTCCTTGTCTGCAACACAGTAGCCATGTATAGCTCCATCATTGCTACAGTGATCTTCACTTGGGCGCAATTAGGTGGGGAAAATTTGGTCTCTTTTGCTTATCAATTAGCATTGCCATCGTTGGCACTTGCATTAAATATGATGTCCCTGGCCTATATTTTTGGTGTATATGTAGTGGTAAGTAAACTCAGTTGGCTTGCCAAACTTATTTTGGGTGTGGGCTTGTGCTTCCAATCGACTATTGCGTTGTCATTCCTTCTTCTGTGCTTCTCGTTCATTGCTGACTGGAGTCTCACCGTACTCCTCAAGATTTCTCCCTTGGACTCTCGTGCAAACTTGTCCTCTGAGTAG
- the LOC120000305 gene encoding bifunctional epoxide hydrolase 2-like, whose amino-acid sequence MEQIKHTHVEVRGLKLHVAEIGTGPKVVLFLHGFPEIWYTWRHQMIAVADTGYRAIAIDFRGYGLSDQPPEPEKGSFLDLVEDVVALLDALGISKAFLVGKDFGAMPAYLVPVLHPERVHGVVTLGIPFIVPGPKAVLTDLMPEGFYISRWQVPGRAEADFGRLDVKTVIKNIYTLFSGWEVPVASPDQEIMDLVDSSTPLPPWFSEKDLHEYASLYEKSGFRFPLQVPYRCIKSEFETTDPKVTAPALLIVGEKDYFLKFPGMGDYIRSGQVKHFVPDLDITYLAEGGHFVHEQLPEQVNPLIISFLNKHSN is encoded by the exons GCATGGATTCCCTGAAATATGGTACACCTGGAGACACCAGATGATTGCTGTTGCAGACACTGGCTATCGAGCGATAGCCATCGATTTTAGGGGCTATGGCCTCTCTGATCAACCACCTGAGCCTGAAAAGGGAAGTTTCTTGGACCTTGTTGAAGACGTAGTTGCCCTTCTTGATGCTCTTGGCATCAGTAAG GCTTTTCTCGTGGGGAAGGACTTTGGTGCCATGCCAGCATACCTGGTGCCCGTCTTGCATCCTGAGAGGGTTCATGGAGTGGTGACATTAGGTATTCCTTTCATTGTTCCAGGTCCCAAAGCTGTCCTAACTGATCTCATGCCTGAAGGTTTCTACATATCGAGGTGGCAG GTGCCAGGACGGGCTGAAGCAGATTTTGGTCGCTTAGATGTTAAGACAGTGATTAAAAACATCTATACTCTCTTTTCTGGTTGGGAAGTTCCAGTAGCTAGTCCTGACCAGGAGATCATGGACTTGGTTGACTCATCTACTCCTCTACCCCCATGGTTCTCTGAGAAGGACCTTCATGAATATGCATCCCTATATGAGAAGTCCGGATTTCGTTTCCCATTGCAGGTTCCATACAG GTGCATTAAATCAGAGTTTGAAACAACTGATCCAAAAGTCACAGCTCCAGCACTGCTAATCGTCGGTGAGAAGGACTATTTCCTGAAATTTCCGGGGATGGGGGACTACATTCGTAGCGGACAAGTAAAGCATTTTGTGCCAGACTTGGATATCACCTACCTTGCAGAAGGGGGCCACTTTGTTCATGAACAACTTCCAGAGCAGGTGAATCCACTCATTATCAGCTTCCTCAACAAACATAGCAACTGA
- the LOC120000393 gene encoding mycothiol acetyltransferase-like, giving the protein MGSVAVMELQEYSRNRANIVKEIVKLERKMFPKHESLARSFDEELKKKNSGLLYVEVEGEIVGYAMYSWPSSLSASITKLAVKESCRRQGHGEALLKMAISKCRTRNLQRIMLHVDPLRTPALSLYKKLGFKVDNLIESYYSADRNAYRMYLEFDCA; this is encoded by the exons ATGGGAAGCGTAGCGGTGATGGAGCTCCAAGAATACTCAAGAAACCGGGCTAACATAGTGAAAGAGATAGTGAAGCTGGAGAGAAAGATGTTCCCCAAGCATGAATCCCTCGCTAGATCCTTTGATGAAGAACTCAAGAAGAAGAACTCCGGATTGCTGTATGTGGAAGTTGAGGGAGAGATTGTAGGCTATGCTATGTATTCATGGCCTTCTTCGTTGTCTGCTTCCATAACCAAGCTTGCAG TGAAAGAAAGCTGTAGGAGGCAAGGGCATGGAGAGGCGCTGCTGAAAATGGCAATCAGTAAATGCAGAACAAGAAACTTGCAGCGTATAATGCTCCACGTCGATCCCTTGAGGACTCCTGCCTTGAGTCTCTACAAGAAACTGggtttcaaagtggacaatCTTATAGAAAGTTACTACTCTGCTGATCGAAATGCCTACAGAATGTACTTGGAATTCGATTGTGCTTAG
- the LOC120000572 gene encoding expansin-B3-like, whose protein sequence is MQYRSDYRWFVSVFFLVLWTCLVVVSAQLAADLRWKSGVATWYGEAEGDGSVGGACGYGTMVDVKPLRARVGAVGPLLFKNGEGCGACYKVKCLDRNICSRRAVTIIVTDECPGCPIGSTHFDLSGAAFGHMAISGEGGQLRNRGQLPVIYRRTPCKYPGKNIAFHVNEGSTDYWLSLLVEFEDGDGDVGSMHIREASSSQWLQMNHVWGANWCITGGPLKGPFSVKLTTLSRGKTLSATDVIPRNWSPKATYTSRLNFF, encoded by the exons ATGCAGTACCGCAGTGACTACCGTTGGTTCGTTAGCGTATTCTTTTTGGTTCTGTGGACGTGTTTGGTGGTGGTGTCGGCTCAATTAGCGGCCGACCTCCGTTGGAAGTCTGGCGTAGCCACCTGGTACGGAGAGGCCGAAGGGGACGGCAGTGTTG GTGGAGCGTGTGGGTACGGGACAATGGTGGATGTTAAGCCATTGAGGGCTCGAGTTGGTGCGGTGGGTCCATTGCTGTTCAAGAACGGTGAGGGCTGTGGGGCCTGCTATAAAGTGAAGTGCTTAGACCGGAACATATGTTCGAGGAGGGCCGTGACCATAATTGTGACCGACGAGTGCCCGGGGTGTCCTATTGGGAGCACCCACTTTGACCTGAGTGGTGCAGCCTTCGGTCACATGGCTATATCAGGTGAGGGTGGCCAGCTCAGGAACCGAGGCCAGCTCCCTGTCATTTACCGCAG GACTCCGTGTAAATATCCAGGGAAGAACATAGCTTTCCATGTCAATGAAGGTTCCACAGACTACTGGCTGTCCCTACTAGTGGAGTTTGaggatggagatggagatgttGGGTCAATGCACATCAGAGAA GCAAGTTCTAGCCAATGGCTACAGATGAACCATGTATGGGGTGCTAATTGGTGCATTACTGGGGGGCCATTAAAAGGTCCATTCTCAGTGAAGCTAACAACACTTTCAAGAGGAAAAACACTATCTGCAACAGATGTCATTCCCAGGAACTGGTCTCCAAAAGCCACTTACACTTCTCGCCTCAATTTCTTCTAA
- the LOC120000392 gene encoding guanine nucleotide-binding protein-like NSN1 isoform X2 translates to MVKKSKKSKSKRVSLKKKYKVIKKVKEHHKKKAKEAKKLGLNHKRKVEKDPGIPNDWPFKEQELKALEERRARAVEELEQKKAARKERARKRKLGSLDDGDISKVDDIAAMKEQLFAKESENAEYIAIGKKWDNSDRAFYKELAKVIEASDVILEVLDARDPLGTRCVDMEKMVMKSGPNKHLVLLLNKIDLVPREAVEKWLKYLREELPTVAFKCSTQEQRSNLGWKSSKKAAKASTLLQTSDCLGAETLIKLLKNYSRSHEIKTSITVGVIGLPNVGKSSLINSLKRSHVVNVGATPGLTRSMQEVHLDKNVKLLDCPGVVMLRSGENDASIALRNCKRIEKLDDPVGPVKEILKLCPATLLVTLYKIPSFDLVDDFLYKVATVRGKLKKGGIVDVEAAARIVLHDWNEGKIPYFTMPPTRKQEPSEANIVSELGKEFNIDEVYNIESSFIGSLKSVEDFNPVEVPPSCPLNFDENMLEVSQVSHGE, encoded by the exons ATGGTGAAGAAGAGCAAAA AGAGCAAGAGCAAGAGAGTGTCGCTGAAGAAGAAGTACAAGGTTATAAAGAAGGTAAAGGAGCACCACAAGAAGAAAGCCAAGGAGGCCAAGAAACTGGGATTGAATCACAAGCGGAAGGTCGAGAAGGACCCAGGTATTCCCAATGATTGGCCCTTCAAAGAACAGGAACTCAAGGCTCTCGAAGAGCGCCGCGCCCGTGCTGTCGAGGAGTTGGAGCAAAAGAAAGCTGCTCGCAAAGAGAGG GCTCGAAAAAGGAAGTTGGGCTCACTGGACGATGGTGATATCTCCAAGGTGGATGATATAGCGGCTATGAAAGAGCAGCTTTTTGCTAAGGAAAGCGAAAATGCTGAATACATTGCCATTGGAAAAAAATGGG ACAACTCCGATAGGGCATTCTACAAGGAGTTGGCTAAAGTCATTGAAGCATCAGATGTCATATTGGAAGTTCTTGATGCACGAGATCCCCTTGGGACCCGTTGTGTTGATATGGAAAAGATGGTGATGAAGTCGGGTCCTAATAAGCACCTTGTGTTGCTTCTAAATAAAATTG ACCTTGTGCCTCGGGAAGCTGTTGAGAAATGGCTCAAGTATCTTAGAGAAGAATTACCGACAGTTGCTTTTAAGTGCAGCACACAGGAGCAGAGGTCAAACTTAGGGTGGAAATCTTCAAAAAAGGCAGCAAAGGCGAGCACTCTTTTGCAAACCAGTGATTGTCTTGGCGCTGAAACTCTAATTAAATTGCTGAAAAATTATTCAAGAAGTCACGAG ATCAAGACTTCTATTACAGTTGGTGTTATTGGTCTGCCAAATGTTGGTAAGAGTAGTCTAATCAATAGCTTGAAGAGGAGCCACGTTGTCAATGTTGGTGCTACTCCAGGACTAACTAGATCGATGCAAGAAGTTCACTTGGACAAGAATGTTAAATTGTTGGATTGCCCGGGTGTTGTAATGCTTCGATCAGGAGAGAATGATGCATCTATAGCGCTACGCAACTGTAAAAGAATTGAGAAGCTAGACGATCCCGTTGGTCCTG TGAAGGAAATTCTCAAGCTTTGCCCTGCCACATTGTTGGTAACCCTGTACAAAATCCCCAGCTTTGATTTGGTAGATGATTTCTTATACAAGGTGGCTACTGTCAGGGGTAAGCTCAAAAAGGGTGGCATTGTGGATGTGGAGGCTGCTGCAAGAATTGTTCTCCATGACTGGAATGAGG GTAAAATTCCATATTTCACGATGCCTCCAACTAGGAAACAAGAACCTTCAGAGGCAAACATAGTTTCAGAGCTTGGGAAGGAGTTCAACATCGATGAAGTTTATAACATTGAATCTTCATTCATCGGAAGTCTCAAATCTGTTGAGGACTTCAATCCTGTTGAAGTTCCTCCTAGTTGCCCTCTCaattttgatgaaaatatgCTAGAGGTTAGTCAAGTGTCTCACG GTGAATGA